The following nucleotide sequence is from Archocentrus centrarchus isolate MPI-CPG fArcCen1 chromosome 6, fArcCen1, whole genome shotgun sequence.
GTacatttgaattaaagctgatttGGGGATTAGGGAAAACTCCTTGATTCCACAAAGTCATTCTTCCATACATTTTACATAGAGCTGTCCCAGAATGTGTCTCATCGCAAATTAATGTGTTCGTTCTCCAGTTTCTTGGAAAATAATTTGTGTTAATATTGGCATATTGGGTCTGAGGCAATAATGATAATATATGGCTGCAATAAGATGGATGAAAATTTGGGTTTAAAATTACTTTTGGGGGGACCAAAAACAACTATATGCTACTGCAAATAATAATTCTGAGCTATTGCTCAGTTATTGCAAATGTATTAGTTGGAATGCATGTAGTtgtctaaccctaacccctttCAGTTCAACCAAACATATTATGTGTGTAATatatttagattattttttttattttaatatcccCATGCTACGATTTCCACAGGTCCAGTTATATTTTTCATGTCTGCCTGAGGACAAGGTCCCCTATGTCAACAGTCCAGGAGAGAAGTTCAGAATCAAGCAGCTTCTCTACCAACTGCCACCACATGATAATGAGGTGAGAATATTTTGCGCACACGTGTGTAAATGCGTATCTCGTGAAAATTCATCCCTCCTCTCATTTGCACCAAAGTTGCAGTAAAAATCCCCTCTCCATTTTGTTTGAGTAGCTGCTGTTGCCCACTTATCCCACAGTGTTAAAGCCTCCGTGCCATCCCACTAAAGTAGCATTTCCATTGACATCACACTGGGGGATTTTTGTTCCACAATCTTGCGGACATGTAGCGTGGGTACAATGTGACTTTTGACTTGATAATTTTATGATGTTTGCCGTGAGCCCCCACCAGTCGGATTCCTGTCATAGCAGTGGTTTTTATGAGGACTGCTCAGCGAGAGAGAGGGATGCTGGTTAAAAGAGGCTTTATGTGATGCCACCACTGCAGTGGCACCACAGTCCGCCTTGGCTGTCTGTCTTCCTTTGTTGCCCATCATCTTGATTACACTCTAAACACAGGCCTTGTTTGTGTAAACGTCTGCTCTCCCCTTGTTAAGgcctgttgttaaaaaaaaaaaaaaaaagattttcaatCAGAGACTGTGGGTGGAGATATGTTGGGTGGTGCAGGAAGGGAAAGTTGGGGTCAAGAGTACCTTTTGTTCAGACTGCTCTGATAAGCACTCCGCCCTCTGTCCAAAAAAGGTCACTTGAACCACTGAGCAAAATTCACACCCTTCCCAACAACTATATATTTTTCAGTAGTGGACCATAGGGAGGCATTAATCGTCCCATTTCTTGAAATAAAAGTCTGTGGTTGTGAAACTAGCCGTCAATTTCCTAACTGATCACCTTCTTTCCCAGGTTCGTTATTGCCAGTCCCTCAgcgaggaggagaagaaggagctgCACATGTTCAGTGTCCAGAGGAAGAAGGAAGCATTGGGGAGGGGCACAGTGAAACTGCTGCCTCGCAATTTTCTGAACAGCATTTGTGAGCATGTACGTGTATCCCGTGCATTTTTTATAAGATGGCGATGACTGAGAAATAAACTCTGGTAGAAAGTTTTATGGAACCAAGGATATAGTCAGTATTCTTATATAAAATGATTTTCAACTATGATATTAAACAAAGGTTTgcttcctttcctttctgcatCTCATCATGGCCATTTAGCTAATCTAGATCTGaaggaaaactggaaaaaaagagagaaatgctATCACATGCTTTCAAATGGCCTCTCCTATCCAGTCCTGTTCTTGTCAGTTAGGAGGACAGACAGGAAAGATATTCTACTAATCTGGAACTGCAGTTAGGACAACCAGATGGGATTCCACATCCTGATGAGACACTATTTACCCCTACATCAACAAAAGAATTGTAGCTAGAAGGCATATGATGTTGCAGTCACACTCAGGCTTTGTGTGAAGCTAAATCCATATCCACGTGGGACTCAAAAATTCTGACAAAAAGTACAACTAATACATTTATAATGacgtgtgttgttttttttataattgatAATGAGCTCTTTCAATTACAGTGTGGCGAAAACATCAACGGTGGAGAAATGACGGTGTTTGCCTCAAGGGCGAGCACTGGGCTGTGCTGGCACCCGTCATGCTTTGTCTGCTCCACATGTAGCGAACTCCTTGTGGATTTGATCTACTTCTACCACGATGGAAAGATCCACTGTGGAAGGCACCACGCTGAGCTACTGAAACCACGCTGCTCAGCCTGTGATGAGGTAgtactaagaaaaaaaaaagtgttgcaaAGAAAACACATCTGAAGTTTATGGCCTTTCAAAATTCCTCTGGAATAGCTAGAACATTTATCTCCACTGCCTCAAATACATCTGAAATAAAGGTGGATGAGCATTTTTTTCTCACCCAGTGCACATCTTTGTCCACAGATCATCTTTGCTGATGAGTGCACAGAGGCAGAGGGGCGCCATTGGCACATGAAGCACTTCTCCTGTTTTGAATGTGAGACCATTCTCGGAGGTCAGCGTTATATCATGAAGGACGGGAGACCATACTGTTGTGGCTGCTTTGAGTCTCTCTATGCAGAGTATTGCGAGGCCTGTGGAGAACACATTGGTAAGATGAGGATTTTCTGGAGTTCAAACATTATTTGAAACAGCAGAGAAATATTATCCATTTGATGTCAATATTTCCCCTTTAACAGGTGTTGATCATGCTCAGATGACCTATGATGGGCTCCACTGGCACGCCACTGAGAGCTGCTTCAGCTGTGCCCACTGTAAGAGCTCGTTATTGGGTAGCCCCTTTCTGCCATACCAGGGTCGTATTTACTGCTCCAAAGCCTGCAGTCTTGGGGAAGATGTGCATGCCTCTGACTCCTCTGACTCTGCCTTCCAGTCAGCACGCTCACGTGAATCCCGCCGCAGTGTACGCATTGGCAAAAGCAGCCGCTCGGCTGACCAGTGCCGGCAGTCACTCCTGTTCTCACCCTCTGTCAAGTTCCCTGGCTTCAGTGGAAATGCTGACGACACCTTGACCAACAAGCTTGCCCATGTGAACTTATCTGATGAACATTTCTGGAGAGGCCGTGGTGAAGAGACAGAGGCACCTGAGGACCAGGAGGAAGAGTGGGCTGAGCATGAAGACTACATGACTCAGCTGCTGTTAAAGTTCGGGGAACAAGGGGTTTTCCAGCAAGCCAGTGACTTTAGACCTACAGATTTCTGGATTGCTGAAAAGGACACCAAGTCAAAGCAGGAGTCCTCAAAAACTGGCAGTAGTGGTGGGGGAGGAAGGGGAAGCCTTGCCTGTAAGAAGTACCAGGCTGACATGTACTGGGCGCAATCACAGGATGGCCTGGGGGATTCTGCCTATGGTAGTCATCCAGGTCCAGCAAGCAGTAGAAAAATCcaggagctggagctggatCATGGGGCTGGAGGAGGTTTTCAGGGAGAGGAGCCACAATGGTACACTGACTCTTTGGAGTGTATCACAGATGAATTTAAGAAGACAGATCAGAGTGTCCGAGACTCTATGGACTCACTTGCTCTTTCTAATATTACTGGTGAGTAGACAgaacagatataaaaaaaaataacagaatttTAAGCTATGACAATGGATGGATTTTAGTGCAGATTTAATAAattctctctctcatttctaGGAGCCTCAGTAGATGGTGATAATAAAGAAAGATCTATGGTATATTCCCTGCAAGGTTTCCATGAACTGGAGACAGAAGACTGTGAGAAAAGCAGTAATATGGGAACCCTCAACTCCTCTATGTTACACAGAAGTGCAAATTCGTTAAAAAGTCTTGCATCTGAGCAGGAGGTGGAGAATGTTCTAGAAGAAGCACCCCTGGAGGAACGGCCCAAACCTCAAGTCCCTGCCCTCAGGAGGACACGTTCACAGTCTAGGCCGCAACAGGTCAAATTCTCTGATGATGTTGTGGACAATGGCCATTATGGTGATATTCAAGTGCGGCAGCCACCTATGAGTGAACGGACTCGGAGGAGAGTGTACCACTTTGAAGAGCAAGGCCAGGAACTTCATTCTGGTCATCAACAGCACCACCACAGGAGGCGTCGCAG
It contains:
- the prickle1a gene encoding prickle-like protein 1a yields the protein MSLVSAAGPVAGSQGGARKRDFMMEQKISKLTSGFQRSSTSDDDSGCALEEYAWVPPGLRPEQVQLYFSCLPEDKVPYVNSPGEKFRIKQLLYQLPPHDNEVRYCQSLSEEEKKELHMFSVQRKKEALGRGTVKLLPRNFLNSICEHCGENINGGEMTVFASRASTGLCWHPSCFVCSTCSELLVDLIYFYHDGKIHCGRHHAELLKPRCSACDEIIFADECTEAEGRHWHMKHFSCFECETILGGQRYIMKDGRPYCCGCFESLYAEYCEACGEHIGVDHAQMTYDGLHWHATESCFSCAHCKSSLLGSPFLPYQGRIYCSKACSLGEDVHASDSSDSAFQSARSRESRRSVRIGKSSRSADQCRQSLLFSPSVKFPGFSGNADDTLTNKLAHVNLSDEHFWRGRGEETEAPEDQEEEWAEHEDYMTQLLLKFGEQGVFQQASDFRPTDFWIAEKDTKSKQESSKTGSSGGGGRGSLACKKYQADMYWAQSQDGLGDSAYGSHPGPASSRKIQELELDHGAGGGFQGEEPQWYTDSLECITDEFKKTDQSVRDSMDSLALSNITGASVDGDNKERSMVYSLQGFHELETEDCEKSSNMGTLNSSMLHRSANSLKSLASEQEVENVLEEAPLEERPKPQVPALRRTRSQSRPQQVKFSDDVVDNGHYGDIQVRQPPMSERTRRRVYHFEEQGQELHSGHQQHHHRRRRSRKSRSDNALNLLPKERAQMCNKVDRRGNAFGSKGHHAFHGHPHSAAMADYRLQGQAMGRFLGLYEDDDDWCSTCSSSSSDSEEEGFFLGQPIPQPRPHRHYYTDDLPSPVAGMSAPPYGQWTKSKKKKGHKGKNCIIS